In the Myxococcus xanthus genome, GACTTCCACCGGGTGCCCATTGGCCGGCCGGTGGCGAACACAGTGCTGTACGTGCTGGACGTGCACGGGCAGCCGGCGCCGGTGGGCATTCCGGGCGAGCTGCACATTGGCGGCGTGCAGGTGGGACGCGGGTACTGGCAGCGGCCGCAGTTGACGGCGGAGCGATTCATCCCCGACGCCTTCAGCGGCATTCCGGGCGCGCGCCTGTACCGAACCGGAGACGTGGCGCGGTGGTTGCCGGACGGCACGCTGGAGTATCTGGGCCGGGCCGACTTCCAGGTGAAGCTGCGCGGCTTCCGCATCGAGCTGGGTGAAATCGAGGCCGCGCTTGCCGCGGACCCGGCCGTCCACGACTCCGTGGTGCTGGCTCGTGAGGATTCGACGGGTGACCAGCGGCTGGTGGCCTACGTCGTCCTGGACGATGCGGCGGCAGCGCAGGAGGTCGACGCGTCCTCCCAGTGGCAGGCCATCTACGACGAGGCCTACGCACGCGAGACGACGGAGAGCGAAGACCCGACCTTCAACATCGTCGGCTGGGAGGACAGCTACACCGGCGAGTCGCTTCCGCCCGCGCAGATGCGTGAGTGGGTGGACACCACCGTGGCGCAGATCCTCAGCTTCCAGCCCAAGCGGGTGCTGGAGCTGGGGTGCGGCACCGGCCTCCTCCTGTACCGGCTGGCGCCTCGCTGCGAGGCCTACTGGGGCGTCGATTTCGCCCGGCCCGCCCTGGACCGCATCGAGCGCCAGCGTGAGCGCATGGGCGGCGCTCTGGATTCCGTGCACCTGCTGCACCAGAGCGTGGACGACTTCTCGGCCCTGGAGCCGGGCTCGTTCGACACAGTCGTCATCAACTCAGTCGTCCAGTACTTCTCCAGTCCTGAGTTCCTGCTCGACGTGCTTCGCGGGGCCGTGCGCGTCCTGAAGCCAGGGGGCCGGGTGTTCCTGGGCGACGTGCGGAGCCTGGAGCTGCTCGAAGCCTTCCGTGCCTCGGTGCGCCTCCACCGGACCGCGGGCCCCGGGGCCACGTCCCAGTTCGCCTACCGTGTTCAGCGCGACATCCTGGCGGAGAAGGAACTGGTCCTCTCCCCTGCCTTCTTCACCGCTCTGCCAGAGCGCATCCCGGGCATCCAGCGCGTGGAGGTGCTGCCGAAGCACGGGCGCTACGACAACGAGCTCAGCCGCTTCCGCTACGAGGTCATCCTCCACGTCGGCGACGCCGCCAGGACTCCCGCCCGGCGCACGAAGCCGGACTGGGTGGACGGCGCCGGACTCACCCTGGACGGACTGCGCGAACAACTGAGCGCCCGGCCCGGACTGCTGGCCGTGCGGGGGCTCCCCAACGCGCGAGTCCTGGAACCCACCCGGCTCGTTGAACTGCTGTCCGCCACGCCCCCGCCCACGGTGGCGAGGCTTCGCGAGGCCCTGCATGACTGGTCGGGGCCCCGCGGCGTGGAGCCGGAGGACCTGTACGTTCTGGGCTCGGAGCTCGGCTACGAGGTCCGGGTGAGCTGGGCCTCCGCGCACCGGGATGGTGCGCTGGACGTGGTGTTCGCGCACCCCGATGAGGTGGGCACGCTCGACCTGTCCCCCGAACCAAAGCAGGTCACCTCCTGGGATGGCCTTGCCAGCGATCCGCTGCGCGGGGCTCGGAGTGCACAGGCGGTGAGCCGTCTCCGCGACGCGCTGGCGGACAAGCTGCCGCCGCACATGGTGCCCTCCGCCTTCGTGGTGCTGCCCGCCCTGCCCTTGTCTCCCAATGGCAAGGTCGACCGCAAGGCACTGCCCGCACCGGAGGCCGAGCGCCTGGGCGCCGCGGATGCCTTCATCGCGCCCCGGACGCCCACCGAGGAGAAGGTGGCGCGCATCTTCGGTGAGATTCTGGGCCAGTCCCGAGTCGGCGCGAACGATGACTTCTTCGCGCTGGGGGGACACTCCCTGCTGGCCACGCAGGTGGTCGTGCGCGTGCGCGCGCAGCTCAACACGGAGATCTCGCTGCGGACCCTGTTCGACGCACCCACCGTGGCCCGTCTGGCGGAGCGCATCGAATCGCAGGTCCAACTGGCCGACGCACCGGGTGTCCCGGCACTGGTCCCGCTGGAGCGCGGTCCGTCCGCTGACGAAGGACTGGCGGCGTCCTTCGCGCAGCAACGGCTCTGGTTCCTGGAGCAACTGCACCCCGGGCAGGCCGCCTACAACCTTCCCGCGGCCCTGCGGCTGACGGGACCGTTGGATGTGGAGGCCCTGCGGCGCACTTTCCTGGAAGTGGTCCGCCGTCACGAAGCGGTGCGCACCACCTTTGTCACGCGCGAGGGCCAGCCCGCCCAGCGCATCCACCCGGCGCCGGCTGAATGGCCGCTGCCCGAGGAGGACCTGCGCGGCCTGGAGCCTATCGCCCGTGACGCGGCCGTGCAGGCCCGGATGGCCGAAGAGGCCCACCGCGCCTTCGACTTGGAGAAGGGTCCGCTGCTGCGCACGGTGCTGCTGCGCACCGGCGCGGACGCGCATGTGCTGCTGCTGTGCATGCACCACATCGTCTCGGATGGCTGGTCCATGGGCGTGCTCGTGCGGGAAGTGGCCGCGCTCTACGAGGCGCTGTCTCAGGGGCACGAGGCCGCGCTGCCCGCGTTGTCGGTGCAGTACGCGGATTACGCCGCGTGGCAGCGGCGCGTACTGGAAGGCCCGGCGCTGGCGCCGCAACTCGACTGGTGGCGCTCACGCCTCGAAGGCGCTCCCACGCTGGAGTTGCCCACTGACCACGCGCGTCCTGCCGTACGGACGCTGCGAGGTGCCACTCATGCGTTCACGATGCCACCCTCCCTGGTGGCCGGGCTGGAGCGCGTGGGGCAGGAACAGGGTGCCACGCTCTTCATGGTGCTGATGGCGGGCTGGCAGGCGCTGCTCGCGCGCTACTCCGGACAGACGGACTTCTGCGTGGGCACACCGCTGGCCCATCGCACGCGGCCCGAACTCGAAGGGCTCATCGGCTTCTTCGTCAACACCCTGGCGCTGCGCGCGAACGTGGACGGCGATCCTCGTTTCGATGACCTGGTGGCGCGAGTCCGCGAGGAGTCCCTGGCGGCATTCGCGAACCAGGACGTTCCCTTCGACCGGCTGGTGGAAGCGCTGGGAGGCCAGCGCGACCTGTCGCGCACGCCGCTGTTCCAGGCTGCCTTCGTTCTCCAGAACGCCCCCATGCAGCCGCCCACGTTGCCGGGCATGGTCGTCGACGTGCTGCGCACGGGCACGGACACGGCCCGGTTCGATGTGACGCTGTTGCTGGTGGAGCGTGGCGGACGGCTGGAGGGCGAACTCGAGTACAGCCTGGACCTGTTCACCCCGGACGCCGCGCGCCGCATGGTGGAGCACTTCCAGCGGCTGCTCCGTGGCGTCTCGGCGGACGCGGCTCGCCGCATCAGCGCGGTGCCGCTGTGGAGCGAGGCCGAGCGCGACGAAGTCCTCGTGGCCTGGAACGACACGGCCGCTCCCTACCCCGCGGACACCACCGTCCATCAGCGCTTCATGGAGCAGGCCCGGCGGACGCCGGAGCGCGTGGCGGTGACCTTCGAGGGTCGCTCGCTTACCTATGCGGAGCTGGATGCTCGCTCCAACCAACTGGCCCGGCACCTGGTGTCCCTGGGGCTGGAGCTGGAGGCGCGCATCGGTGTGTGCGGATCCCGCGGGCTGGAGCTGGTCATCGGGGTGCTCGGTGCGCTCAAGGCCGGTGGCTGCTACGTGCCGTTGGACCCGTCCTGGCCCATGAAGCGCCTGGAGCACGTGTCCTCGGCGGCGCGCCTGTCCGCGGTGCTGACGTGGCAGTCGCTGTTGCCCTCACTGAAGGACGGCCCCTGGCACGTCGTGGCGTTGGACGCGGATGCGGCGGACATCGCCCGCCAGTCCACGGAGGCCGTGCCCGTTCCGGTGTTGCCTGATGCGCTGGCGTTCGCGACCTTTACCTCGGGCTCCACGGGAACGCCCAAGGGCGTGGCCATTCCGCACCGGGGCCTGTTGAGACTGAGCGAGGGCACTCGCTTCCTGACCCAGTCCCCCGAGGAAGTCACCCTTCAGCTCTCTCCCTTGGCCTTCGACGTCTCCAGCGTCGAGCTCTGGGGCACGCTGCTGCACGGTGGCCGGCTCGTCGTGTACCCGCCCGGGACGCCCGAGCTGGACGCAGTGGCCCGCCTCATCATCGAGCACAAGGTGTCGTGGCTCCTCCTCCCAACGTCGCTCTTCGGGTTGATGCAGCAGCACCAACCCGAGGCGCTGCTGCGCGTGCCCAACCTGATGGTGGGCGGCGAAGCGCTTCCGGCGCCTCGGCTGCGGGAGCGGCTGGCGCAGGGCGGAGCCCTGACCAACGCCTACGGGCCGACGGAATGCAGCACCATGGTCACCCGGTACACGCTGTCTCCAGGGGACACCGTGGGGCTCTCCGTGCCCATCGGCCGGCCCATCGACAACACCGAGGTCTACGTGCTCGACCCGGCGCTGTGCCCCGTGCCAGTGGGCGTGCCGGGTGAGCTGTGCCTGGGCGGACCGGGGCTCGCGCGGGGCTACCTGAACCGCCCGGACCTCACCGCCGAGTGCTTCGTGCCCCACCCGTTCAGCGCCGTCCCAGGCGCCCGGCTGTACCGCACGGGTGACCGGGTCCGTTGGCGCCCGGACGGCGTGCTGGAGTTCCTGGGCCGCCTGGACCATCAGGTGAAGGTGCGCGGCTTCCGCATCGAGTTGGGTGAAATCGAAGCCGTGCTGCGCGCCCATCCCTTCGTCGCCGAGGCCACGGTCGTGGTGCGCGAGGACGGCTCCGGGAGCAATCGCCTGGTGGCGTATGTCGTGCCTCCGCAGCCGGATGTGGCCCCGCTGCGCGAGTATCTGCACCAGCACCTGCCCGACTACATGCTCCCGTCCGCGTTCATCGGACTGGACGCCTTCCCGTTGACGCCGACCGGCAAGGTGGACCGCAAGGCCCTGCCGGCTCCGGACCTTGGTCTGGGGGCGTCGGACTTCGTGGCGCCCCGGACGGAACTGGAGCAACAACTGGCGGCCCTGTTCCGCGAAGCGCTCGACATCGAGCGCGTGGGCCTGAACGACGACTTCTTCCTCCTGGGCGGCCATTCGCTGCTGGCCACCCAGGTCGTGACGCGGCTGCGCGCCCGACTGGGTGTGGAGCTGCCGCTGCGAACGTTCTTCGAGGCCCCCACCGTGGCGCGTCTCGCCGCGCGACTGGAGTCGGCACCGCGAACGGGCGCCTGGCTCCCGCTGGAGCCCGTCTCCCGGCCCGCCAGTGGCGAAGCGACGTTCGACGTCTCGTCCGCCCAGCGCCGCCTGTGGTTCATGGAGCAACTCCATCCAGGGCTCGCCGTCAACCACATCCCCGCGGCGCTGCGGCTGACGGGGCGGCTGGACGTGGAAGCCCTGCGGCGCACCTTCCTGGAAGTCGTCCGCCGGCATGAGGCGGTGCGCACCACCTTCGTCACGCGCGGGGGCCATCCCGCCCAGCGCATCCATCCGGTGCCTTCCGAGTGGCCGCTGCCTGTGGAGGACTTGAGCGGCCTGGAGCCTATCGCCCGTGACGCGGCCGTGCAGGCCCGCATGGGCGAAGAGGCCCACCGCGCCTTTGATTTGGAGAGGGGCCCGCTGCTGCGCACGGTGCTGCTGTGCACCGGCCCGGACGCGCATGTGTTGCTGCTGTGCATGCACCACATCATCTCGGACGGTTGGTCCATGGGCGTGCTGGTGCGCGAAGTCGGCGCGCTGTACGAGGCGCTGGCCCAGGGGCGCGAGTCCCCGCTGCCCGCGTTGGTGGTTCAGTACGCGGACTACGCAGCATGGCAGCGGCGCCTGCTGGATGACCCGGCGCTGACGCCGCAGTTGGACTGGTGGCGATCGCGCCTCGAAGGCGCTCCCACGCTGGAGTTGCCCACCGACCATGCGCGCCCCGCGGTCCATGGCGCCAAGGGCGCCACGTACTTCTTCTCCCTGCCCGCGGAGCAGGTCGCGGGCTTGGAGCGGGTGGCCTTGGCCCACAATGCCACCTTGTACATGGTGCTGATGGCGGGCTGGCAGGCGCTGCTCGCGCGCTACTCGGGTCAGACGGACTTCACGGTGGGCACGACGGTCGCCGCCCGAAGCCGGCCTGAGCTGGAGGGGCTCATTGGCGTCTTCGTCAATCCGCTGGCCTTGCGGTGTCGGTTGGACGGCAACCCGACCTTCTCCGAACTCGTGACCCGGGTCCGCGAGGAGTCGCTGGGGGCCTTCGCCCATCAGGAAGTGCCTTTCGAGCAGCTCGTGGACGCCCTGGGCGGCGAGCGCGACCTGTCCCGCACGCCGCTGTTCCAGACGCTCTTTGTGCTCCTGAGCTCGGACCTGCTTCAGGCACCATCGCTCCCGGGCCTCCAGATTGACGTGCTGCCGAACGCGACGGACACGTCCCGCTTCGATTTGACGCTCTCGATGATGGATCGGGGCGGCGCGCTGGACGGCCAACTGGAATACAGCCTGGAGCTCTTCACTCCGGACACCGCTCGACGGATGGTGGAGCACCTCCGAGTGCTCCTGGCCGCGGTGGCGGACGGGGCCGGCGCGCAGCGGCTCAGTGAGTTGCCCCTGATGGATGCAGGGGAGCGGCAGCAGGTCCTCTCGACCTGGAATGCCACCCAGGCCGCCTACCCCGTGGATGCGACCGTGCCGTCGCTCTTCGCGGCCCAGGCGCTGAAGACGCCGCATGCCGTCGCCGTGGAGCACGACGGCCGCACGCTCACGTACGCGGAGCTGGATACGCGCTCCAACCAGCTCGCGCATCACCTGAACGCGTTGGGCCTGGGCGCGGAGGCGCGCGTGGGCGTCTTCCTGCACCGGGGACTGGACCTGCTGGTGGGCCTGCTGGGCATCCTCAAGGCGGGCTGCGCCTACGTGCCGCTGGATCCCGAGTATCCCGCACAGCGGCTGGCCTTCATGGCCGAAGACTCGGGCGTGGCCGCCATCCTCACCGAGGCCGCGCTGGAGGACGAACTGCCCGCGGGCGCTCAGGTCGTCATCGTCCTGGATGACGAATGGACGTGGATTGAGCGCCAGCCGTCGACGCCCGTGACGGGCGGGATCGTGGGCCCGGACCAGCTCGCGTACATCACCTACACCTCCGGCTCCACGGGA is a window encoding:
- a CDS encoding non-ribosomal peptide synthetase yields the protein KKAYARLPAPVRVHNLYGPTEAAVDVTYWPCPRGEDFHRVPIGRPVANTVLYVLDVHGQPAPVGIPGELHIGGVQVGRGYWQRPQLTAERFIPDAFSGIPGARLYRTGDVARWLPDGTLEYLGRADFQVKLRGFRIELGEIEAALAADPAVHDSVVLAREDSTGDQRLVAYVVLDDAAAAQEVDASSQWQAIYDEAYARETTESEDPTFNIVGWEDSYTGESLPPAQMREWVDTTVAQILSFQPKRVLELGCGTGLLLYRLAPRCEAYWGVDFARPALDRIERQRERMGGALDSVHLLHQSVDDFSALEPGSFDTVVINSVVQYFSSPEFLLDVLRGAVRVLKPGGRVFLGDVRSLELLEAFRASVRLHRTAGPGATSQFAYRVQRDILAEKELVLSPAFFTALPERIPGIQRVEVLPKHGRYDNELSRFRYEVILHVGDAARTPARRTKPDWVDGAGLTLDGLREQLSARPGLLAVRGLPNARVLEPTRLVELLSATPPPTVARLREALHDWSGPRGVEPEDLYVLGSELGYEVRVSWASAHRDGALDVVFAHPDEVGTLDLSPEPKQVTSWDGLASDPLRGARSAQAVSRLRDALADKLPPHMVPSAFVVLPALPLSPNGKVDRKALPAPEAERLGAADAFIAPRTPTEEKVARIFGEILGQSRVGANDDFFALGGHSLLATQVVVRVRAQLNTEISLRTLFDAPTVARLAERIESQVQLADAPGVPALVPLERGPSADEGLAASFAQQRLWFLEQLHPGQAAYNLPAALRLTGPLDVEALRRTFLEVVRRHEAVRTTFVTREGQPAQRIHPAPAEWPLPEEDLRGLEPIARDAAVQARMAEEAHRAFDLEKGPLLRTVLLRTGADAHVLLLCMHHIVSDGWSMGVLVREVAALYEALSQGHEAALPALSVQYADYAAWQRRVLEGPALAPQLDWWRSRLEGAPTLELPTDHARPAVRTLRGATHAFTMPPSLVAGLERVGQEQGATLFMVLMAGWQALLARYSGQTDFCVGTPLAHRTRPELEGLIGFFVNTLALRANVDGDPRFDDLVARVREESLAAFANQDVPFDRLVEALGGQRDLSRTPLFQAAFVLQNAPMQPPTLPGMVVDVLRTGTDTARFDVTLLLVERGGRLEGELEYSLDLFTPDAARRMVEHFQRLLRGVSADAARRISAVPLWSEAERDEVLVAWNDTAAPYPADTTVHQRFMEQARRTPERVAVTFEGRSLTYAELDARSNQLARHLVSLGLELEARIGVCGSRGLELVIGVLGALKAGGCYVPLDPSWPMKRLEHVSSAARLSAVLTWQSLLPSLKDGPWHVVALDADAADIARQSTEAVPVPVLPDALAFATFTSGSTGTPKGVAIPHRGLLRLSEGTRFLTQSPEEVTLQLSPLAFDVSSVELWGTLLHGGRLVVYPPGTPELDAVARLIIEHKVSWLLLPTSLFGLMQQHQPEALLRVPNLMVGGEALPAPRLRERLAQGGALTNAYGPTECSTMVTRYTLSPGDTVGLSVPIGRPIDNTEVYVLDPALCPVPVGVPGELCLGGPGLARGYLNRPDLTAECFVPHPFSAVPGARLYRTGDRVRWRPDGVLEFLGRLDHQVKVRGFRIELGEIEAVLRAHPFVAEATVVVREDGSGSNRLVAYVVPPQPDVAPLREYLHQHLPDYMLPSAFIGLDAFPLTPTGKVDRKALPAPDLGLGASDFVAPRTELEQQLAALFREALDIERVGLNDDFFLLGGHSLLATQVVTRLRARLGVELPLRTFFEAPTVARLAARLESAPRTGAWLPLEPVSRPASGEATFDVSSAQRRLWFMEQLHPGLAVNHIPAALRLTGRLDVEALRRTFLEVVRRHEAVRTTFVTRGGHPAQRIHPVPSEWPLPVEDLSGLEPIARDAAVQARMGEEAHRAFDLERGPLLRTVLLCTGPDAHVLLLCMHHIISDGWSMGVLVREVGALYEALAQGRESPLPALVVQYADYAAWQRRLLDDPALTPQLDWWRSRLEGAPTLELPTDHARPAVHGAKGATYFFSLPAEQVAGLERVALAHNATLYMVLMAGWQALLARYSGQTDFTVGTTVAARSRPELEGLIGVFVNPLALRCRLDGNPTFSELVTRVREESLGAFAHQEVPFEQLVDALGGERDLSRTPLFQTLFVLLSSDLLQAPSLPGLQIDVLPNATDTSRFDLTLSMMDRGGALDGQLEYSLELFTPDTARRMVEHLRVLLAAVADGAGAQRLSELPLMDAGERQQVLSTWNATQAAYPVDATVPSLFAAQALKTPHAVAVEHDGRTLTYAELDTRSNQLAHHLNALGLGAEARVGVFLHRGLDLLVGLLGILKAGCAYVPLDPEYPAQRLAFMAEDSGVAAILTEAALEDELPAGAQVVIVLDDEWTWIERQPSTPVTGGIVGPDQLAYITYTSGSTGTPKGVAIPHRGVVRLLIGSRFVDLGPSEVVLQLAPLAFDASTLEIWGALLHGARLVLYPQRTLDLAELGQALERHHVSVLWLTAALFDQMQQHQPEALRKVRQLLAGGDVLPAPRVRERLAQGVGLVNGYGPTESTTFTACHRMAAGDAVGDSVSIGRPIANTQVYVLDPAMRAAPVGVPGEVFIGGDGLARGYLGQPALTAERFVPNPFGPPGARLYRSGDRARWLADGTLQFLGRVDFQVKLRGFRIELGEIETALRSHSEVETAIALVREDSPGDRRLVAYVTPEDVDTASLREHLRQRLPEYMVPNAVVVLSTLPLSPNGKVDRKALPAPDLSPAEDTQTAALPLLQQQLATLFREVLRVERVRPQDDFFELGGHSLLATQLVTRVRAELGVEVPLRTLFEAPTLAGLAERIEALMMQASRASMPPLEPVPRNAALPLSFAQQRLWFLSQFQKGHAVYNVPFALKLFGPLDMDALRRTFAEVVSRHEVLRTSFPVTEGLPRQQVNPAPAVWDLPVEDLSAMVGPARDARVRQRMIAEAHFPFDLSTGPLFRSVLLRLDADAYVLLLCVHHIVSDGWSLGVLVREVSALYAAFSEGKPSPLPPLAVQYADFAAWQRQWVLHDGIQTQLTELRSHLQGVPALELIGDLSRPAVRTVRGSSQFFTVSPELVQSLEKVARDQGATLFMVLLAAYEVLVSRYSGQQDFCVGSPIAHRTQSELEPLIGFFVNTLALRARLEGAPTFAELVSRVREEALAAYVRQDVPFDRLVEAMGVERGGGKSPLIQVMFALQNSPMQLPALAGMRVEPLRSATETARLDLTLSMMDLGDGALEGALEYSTDLFTPEAAKRLIRHFQTLLEAIVRDPEMRIQSLPMLPEDEQHQVLKGFQGREMAPASEASIHALVEAQVARTPDAVAVAFESERLTYRELDARANQVAHHLRGLGVAPESLVGVCLERSVDMVVALLGVLKAGAAYVPVDPAYPKERLGWMLEDTGASVLLTHEKWKSVLPPSAARVVCLDSAAGEVAKQPVTKPSVQVGPQALAYVIFTSGSTGRPKGAMNAHGGVVNRLKWMQEEYGLSGTDVVLQKTPFSFDVSVWEFFWPLLAGAKLVV